The following is a genomic window from Mycolicibacterium sp. TY81.
GCTCTTGCCCGTCAGCAGGGCGAGCTGGCGGTGCTGGTCGGCGACCTGCCCGCGCCCAACGCGATCGTGACGGGCTCGGCCGACCGCGTCGAGCTGCGCGGTGTCATGGGGTCGCTCAAGCGGCAGGGTGAGTGGGTCGTGCCGACCCGGCTAGCGCTGGTCCGCCGCGTCGGCTCGATCGACCTGGACCTGACCCGGGCCCGGTTCGGCGGGCCCATCGTGGTCATCGAACTCGATCTCAAGTTCAGCTCTCTGGATCTCCGGCTGCCCGAGGGCGCCAGCGCCTCCATCGACGACGTCGAGGTGGCGGTCGGCAGTGCCACCGACCATCGCAAGGACGCGCCCGCCGACGGCACCCCGCACGTCATCCTCACCGGGCGGGTGGTCTTCGGGTCGGTCGATATCCGCGGGCCGCGCCGGACGTGGTTCGGCCGCGGCGACCGATAACTCCGGCGCTCGCTAAGCTGGGACGATGTCTGTTCGAACCGCGCTTCGCCCCGGCGAGGTGTCTCCGACCCTGCCGGTGCCCAAGTCGATCCCGCGCCCCGAGTACGCGTGGAAGCCGACGGTGCGCGAAGGCAGCGAGCCCTGGGTGCAGACGCCCGAGGTGATCGAGAAGATGCGCGTCGCCGGCCGCATCGCGGCCC
Proteins encoded in this region:
- a CDS encoding DUF1707 domain-containing protein, whose protein sequence is MTNSDEIAVLRVSDADRNGTLRRLHNAVALGLIDMDEFSERSALVALARQQGELAVLVGDLPAPNAIVTGSADRVELRGVMGSLKRQGEWVVPTRLALVRRVGSIDLDLTRARFGGPIVVIELDLKFSSLDLRLPEGASASIDDVEVAVGSATDHRKDAPADGTPHVILTGRVVFGSVDIRGPRRTWFGRGDR